One part of the Ornithodoros turicata isolate Travis chromosome 2, ASM3712646v1, whole genome shotgun sequence genome encodes these proteins:
- the LOC135386311 gene encoding trypsin alpha-3-like isoform X2 — MKYEMYSCSAKVLLLCCCRVYNLAGSSDPMPIWERFLCGMSDIEPRAIINGLRVRDRKMPWTVFLQVRFNKPRPLWGNCGGTILTKKHILTAGHCFENHLGQHVLIRYGSTVLDQAQSQLSTVFEAHPRYNDDNLENDVAVITLPKALHFTEHVRPACFPKNDVQLTGLTGVIAGWGHTSPSGQKGYVSPYLQFTTQTFMDQEYCFKKLGSEYYNVSTMLCAYKATYDACQGDSGGGILVPFTNRFYIVGIISFGVGCGDVRYPGAYSNVQAFRNWLTTKVHE; from the exons GTTCTCCTGCTATGTTGCTGCCGAGTATATAAT CTGGCTGGAAGCTCCGATCCCATGCCTATATGGGAACGATTTT TGTGCGGTATGTCTGATATAGAACCACGAGCCATCATCAACGGACTGCGCGTCAGGGATCGGAAAATGCCATGGACT GTGTTCCTCCAAGTGCGTTTCAACAAGCCTAGGCCACTGTGGGGAAACTGTGGTGGCACCATTCTGACCAAGAAGCACATCCTCACTGCTGGACATTGCTT TGAGAACCACTTAGGACAGCATGTGCTCATCCGCTACGGGAGCACCGTACTGGACCAGGCCCAGTCGCAATTAAGCACCGTGTTCGAGGCCCACCCACGCTACAACGATGACAACCTAGAAAACGACGTCGCCGTCATCACTTTACCCAAGGCCCTGCACTTCACGGAACACGTACGCCCGGCCTGCTTTCCCAAGAACGACGTCCAGCTAACGGGACTGACGGGTGTCATTGCAGGCTGGGGACACACGAGCCCCT CAGGACAGAAGGGTTACGTGAGCCCCTACCTCCAGTTCACCACTCAGACTTTCATGGATCAAGAATACTGCTTCAAGAAGCTCGGCTCCGAGTACTACAACGTGAGCACAATGTTGTGCGCATACAAGGCTACCTACGATGCGTGCCAG GGTGACTCCGGCGGCGGCATCTTGGTTCCATTTACGAACCGTTTCTACATCGTGGGTATCATTTCGTTCGGCGTCGGGTGTGGGGACGTCCGCTACCCAGGTGCCTATTCCAACGTCCAGGCGTTCAGAAACTGGCTTACGACGAAAGTGCACGAGTGA
- the LOC135386311 gene encoding trypsin alpha-3-like isoform X3, with translation MPRAALVLLLCCCRVYNLAGSSDPMPIWERFLCGMSDIEPRAIINGLRVRDRKMPWTVFLQVRFNKPRPLWGNCGGTILTKKHILTAGHCLYFENHLGQHVLIRYGSTVLDQAQSQLSTVFEAHPRYNDDNLENDVAVITLPKALHFTEHVRPACFPKNDVQLTGLTGVIAGWGHTSPSGQKGYVSPYLQFTTQTFMDQEYCFKKLGSEYYNVSTMLCAYKATYDACQGDSGGGILVPFTNRFYIVGIISFGVGCGDVRYPGAYSNVQAFRNWLTTKVHE, from the exons GTTCTCCTGCTATGTTGCTGCCGAGTATATAAT CTGGCTGGAAGCTCCGATCCCATGCCTATATGGGAACGATTTT TGTGCGGTATGTCTGATATAGAACCACGAGCCATCATCAACGGACTGCGCGTCAGGGATCGGAAAATGCCATGGACT GTGTTCCTCCAAGTGCGTTTCAACAAGCCTAGGCCACTGTGGGGAAACTGTGGTGGCACCATTCTGACCAAGAAGCACATCCTCACTGCTGGACATTGCTTGTACTT TGAGAACCACTTAGGACAGCATGTGCTCATCCGCTACGGGAGCACCGTACTGGACCAGGCCCAGTCGCAATTAAGCACCGTGTTCGAGGCCCACCCACGCTACAACGATGACAACCTAGAAAACGACGTCGCCGTCATCACTTTACCCAAGGCCCTGCACTTCACGGAACACGTACGCCCGGCCTGCTTTCCCAAGAACGACGTCCAGCTAACGGGACTGACGGGTGTCATTGCAGGCTGGGGACACACGAGCCCCT CAGGACAGAAGGGTTACGTGAGCCCCTACCTCCAGTTCACCACTCAGACTTTCATGGATCAAGAATACTGCTTCAAGAAGCTCGGCTCCGAGTACTACAACGTGAGCACAATGTTGTGCGCATACAAGGCTACCTACGATGCGTGCCAG GGTGACTCCGGCGGCGGCATCTTGGTTCCATTTACGAACCGTTTCTACATCGTGGGTATCATTTCGTTCGGCGTCGGGTGTGGGGACGTCCGCTACCCAGGTGCCTATTCCAACGTCCAGGCGTTCAGAAACTGGCTTACGACGAAAGTGCACGAGTGA
- the LOC135386311 gene encoding trypsin alpha-3-like isoform X1 has translation MKYEMYSCSAKVLLLCCCRVYNLAGSSDPMPIWERFLCGMSDIEPRAIINGLRVRDRKMPWTVFLQVRFNKPRPLWGNCGGTILTKKHILTAGHCLYFENHLGQHVLIRYGSTVLDQAQSQLSTVFEAHPRYNDDNLENDVAVITLPKALHFTEHVRPACFPKNDVQLTGLTGVIAGWGHTSPSGQKGYVSPYLQFTTQTFMDQEYCFKKLGSEYYNVSTMLCAYKATYDACQGDSGGGILVPFTNRFYIVGIISFGVGCGDVRYPGAYSNVQAFRNWLTTKVHE, from the exons GTTCTCCTGCTATGTTGCTGCCGAGTATATAAT CTGGCTGGAAGCTCCGATCCCATGCCTATATGGGAACGATTTT TGTGCGGTATGTCTGATATAGAACCACGAGCCATCATCAACGGACTGCGCGTCAGGGATCGGAAAATGCCATGGACT GTGTTCCTCCAAGTGCGTTTCAACAAGCCTAGGCCACTGTGGGGAAACTGTGGTGGCACCATTCTGACCAAGAAGCACATCCTCACTGCTGGACATTGCTTGTACTT TGAGAACCACTTAGGACAGCATGTGCTCATCCGCTACGGGAGCACCGTACTGGACCAGGCCCAGTCGCAATTAAGCACCGTGTTCGAGGCCCACCCACGCTACAACGATGACAACCTAGAAAACGACGTCGCCGTCATCACTTTACCCAAGGCCCTGCACTTCACGGAACACGTACGCCCGGCCTGCTTTCCCAAGAACGACGTCCAGCTAACGGGACTGACGGGTGTCATTGCAGGCTGGGGACACACGAGCCCCT CAGGACAGAAGGGTTACGTGAGCCCCTACCTCCAGTTCACCACTCAGACTTTCATGGATCAAGAATACTGCTTCAAGAAGCTCGGCTCCGAGTACTACAACGTGAGCACAATGTTGTGCGCATACAAGGCTACCTACGATGCGTGCCAG GGTGACTCCGGCGGCGGCATCTTGGTTCCATTTACGAACCGTTTCTACATCGTGGGTATCATTTCGTTCGGCGTCGGGTGTGGGGACGTCCGCTACCCAGGTGCCTATTCCAACGTCCAGGCGTTCAGAAACTGGCTTACGACGAAAGTGCACGAGTGA
- the LOC135386311 gene encoding trypsin alpha-3-like isoform X4 — translation MSDIEPRAIINGLRVRDRKMPWTVFLQVRFNKPRPLWGNCGGTILTKKHILTAGHCLYFENHLGQHVLIRYGSTVLDQAQSQLSTVFEAHPRYNDDNLENDVAVITLPKALHFTEHVRPACFPKNDVQLTGLTGVIAGWGHTSPSGQKGYVSPYLQFTTQTFMDQEYCFKKLGSEYYNVSTMLCAYKATYDACQGDSGGGILVPFTNRFYIVGIISFGVGCGDVRYPGAYSNVQAFRNWLTTKVHE, via the exons ATGTCTGATATAGAACCACGAGCCATCATCAACGGACTGCGCGTCAGGGATCGGAAAATGCCATGGACT GTGTTCCTCCAAGTGCGTTTCAACAAGCCTAGGCCACTGTGGGGAAACTGTGGTGGCACCATTCTGACCAAGAAGCACATCCTCACTGCTGGACATTGCTTGTACTT TGAGAACCACTTAGGACAGCATGTGCTCATCCGCTACGGGAGCACCGTACTGGACCAGGCCCAGTCGCAATTAAGCACCGTGTTCGAGGCCCACCCACGCTACAACGATGACAACCTAGAAAACGACGTCGCCGTCATCACTTTACCCAAGGCCCTGCACTTCACGGAACACGTACGCCCGGCCTGCTTTCCCAAGAACGACGTCCAGCTAACGGGACTGACGGGTGTCATTGCAGGCTGGGGACACACGAGCCCCT CAGGACAGAAGGGTTACGTGAGCCCCTACCTCCAGTTCACCACTCAGACTTTCATGGATCAAGAATACTGCTTCAAGAAGCTCGGCTCCGAGTACTACAACGTGAGCACAATGTTGTGCGCATACAAGGCTACCTACGATGCGTGCCAG GGTGACTCCGGCGGCGGCATCTTGGTTCCATTTACGAACCGTTTCTACATCGTGGGTATCATTTCGTTCGGCGTCGGGTGTGGGGACGTCCGCTACCCAGGTGCCTATTCCAACGTCCAGGCGTTCAGAAACTGGCTTACGACGAAAGTGCACGAGTGA